TGCTCAACCTAAAACAGGCGGGAGGGATGGACGTGATGGACCTCACCGAGTTCATTTCCTTCCGTTTCTAGGGAACGAACATGCTGTGCCAATGCTAAAATACCCCATCTGCTTCTTTTCGGTCGTCCATGACCAACGATCAGAAGTGTTTTACATGCCTCCACCGGGAGATACGGCCGGAACTAGGCGTCAACGGTCAATTGATCTACTGCAGGAGAAAGGAGATGGTGGTCAGAGCGAAGGCGGAATGCCCTATCTATTCCCGGGCCACCAAGCAGTCGGTGAAGGAACTTCACAAATCCATCTATGGCGAGATCGAGGAAGAGCACGAGGAATGAGCCTAGCGCCATTCCAGTAATGCCGGGCAGGTCTCCGCCGCCTCGCCCCTGATCTCGAACGGGACCCACTGGCTGGAGGTCGGGTAACCTCTCATGTGGCGTATCCTCATGCGCCGGTTAAGGTCGTCATCGAACTTGAGCTCGATGACCCCGTCAGCAATGGCCATCAGGTGGTTGACGGTCTTGTCATCGTGCACACTGTCGTGGATCGAGAATATCATGGTGCCGTAAGTGCTCCTCACCTTGGAGCTCGATATCTGGAAGAACTTCAGGACCACGTTGGACTGGTTGTACAGGAACAGCGTCGAAAGGGTGTAGAGGAAGACCCTCACCGGTCGAGCGTGCTCGGAGCCTATGGAGTTCACGTTGAACATGATTCCTTCCAGATCCGAAACTGGCCGCACCTCGGACTTCGGATATGGCGACCTCTCCTCGTTGGAACCGAGCAGTGAGGAGTGATAGTCCACCACGAACAGCTTCTTGCCGAGCACCGCCTTGGTGTCTATGCCAAAATGGCCCATCATGGTGATTATGTCCGACGGCAGCACGTCGACGGTCACGAAGATCACTGAGACGTCCTGCGTGAGGTAGTCCTTTAGGAGGCTTATGTTGAACTCCAGCAATCCGATCCCTGGTGATCCGACCAACAGAATGGAACTGTGGTCGGGAAGCGAGGCTTTGATCATTTCTTTTCCTCCTCACACTATGGGGGAGAGCGAGATGTTTCCTCCCCGTTCCCTTGCCTCCACCGCCAATGCGTTGCATTCCGTGAAGGGTTCCTCACCGAAGAGCACCACCGTGCCGCCTATCCTTTCCACCTTTATGTGCAGGTTTGCCAGATCGGCCAGCCGTTGCGTGGACTTTGTCGAGGGAGATGTTATTCCGACGAATATCCCGTTGTTACGCTTTATGGCAGCCAGGTGATCGGGGATCTGGTCCATCACCTTGTCCCCATATATCGACTCGAGCGAATCGAACCCCATCACGGACAGAATGGGTGACTCGGCGTTGCCGAGCGCATAGGATATGGATTTCCATTTGTAGTCTGAGGCGGGTGATGAGCCTTCCACCGGCATCACGTAGGGAGCACCGGCCAGTTCCATCTGTGCCGCCAGCTCGGGAATCCTGACATGCTTCTCGAACTGTTCCTTTGTCAGCGACCCGGTCATCTGGTTCTTTGCCGCCTCGGCCGATGTCTTGCGGGTGGGAAGCCAGAAGACCCCCCGGTTCAGCGAGACGAAGTTGGCCACCAATGACCTTTCCAATACCCCGCTTATCGCCGTTGGGATGCCGTGACCGAGCTCTATCAGCGTCATGGAACCCTTTTCCATGCCGCCCCTCATGAGCCGGTCCAGATCGGTGAGGCCGAAGGAGACCTTGCCGGTCGTGTCCTGGACCGGTTTCCATGGGTCCTGATGCCTGACCTCGTTCTCCCAAAGGTTGGCAAAGGTCTGTATACGAGAGGTTTTGAGAGTGAAAAGGTACTTTGGCTGGGCTATCTCGACCCCCCTCAATTTGAGGATGTCGATCTCCCTTATGCGACGCAACTGGTGATCTGCCAGTCCCAGGATGAGGACCCCGTCCCCCAGATAGTCTAGCTTGGTCTCATTGTTCTCAAGCACAAAGAGAACGTTGGAACCGTAACCCTCGACCAGGTCCTTTTGTATGGCAGTGAGGAGGGAGGCGCAGCTCATGCTGTACCGTTCCGCCATGGCATCGATGGAATCGATTACGATGAGCGAACGGGCCGGGAACGTACCCTCGACCACGTCATAGACATGCTCCAGGTCGCCCAGGTCCTTACCGATCATGACCGACATCTCTTTCTTGGCGGTGCCGATGCTTTGCATCCCCAGGCCCTTCAGCTTGCTGAGGCCAGTCCGATGTTTGCCTACCACTTCCTCCTTCTTTTGTTCGGCCGCAACGGAGGCGGGCATCAGCTTTTCCGTGAGCCAGGGGAACTGAGTAATCAACGAGTGGTCCGACACCCGCATGGAAAAGTAGAAACTGTTCTCGATCTGGGCCAGATCCTCGATCGTCTGCAAGGCGAAGGTGGTCTTACCAGTACCTGCATTACCGCGTAGGATGAGGGAATGTCCGCCGGGATTCATGAAGAACTTGCATATCTCGGTCGGTATCCTGCGGCTTTCTTCTGAACGGATCATCTATACACACCCGAAATGTCTGAATTTGACTGATTTAGAACAGTCTCTCGGAGTTAATCCCCGTTGTGGTCTGATTATCAAGGCAACGAATATCGGTGTTACTACACGCTGGAAAAGGTTGGAAAGTTATTATAGCTCGATATGTTGATGCTCGCCCGAGGCACAAACCATGCAGGCAATTATTCTAGCCGCGGGGGAAGGCACCAGACTGCGGCCTTTCACGATGTCGAAGCCTAAAGTCATGTTGCCAATAGGAAACAAACCCATCCTCGCCTACGTGGTCAGGGCCCTGGTCGAGAATGGCCTCAAGGACATCATAATGGTCGTCGGATACAAGAAGGAACGGATCATGTCCTTCTTCGGCGACGGTTCCAAGTTCGGCGCGAAGATTACCTATGTCGTTCAGGAGAAACAGCTCGGGACGGCCCACGCCCTCCTCCATGTCAAGAACATGGTTAAGGGGGACTTCATCCTGGTAGCGGGAGACAACATAATCGATCGGGAGACGGTCTCCAGGATCATAAACTATGAAAAGAACCCGTCCGTCCTGGTGACCGAGAGCGAGTTGCCATCCAAGTACGGCGTCATCACTTTGGACCACGATCGGGTGGCGAGCATCACCGAGAAGCCCGACCGCAGGATCGGGAACATCATAAACACGGGGGTCTACCATTTTAATAAAGACATCTTCCAGTTGGTCGAGGAGGAGGTCAGGGCCGGTCGCTATGGGATAACCGAAGTGCTACAGTCCAAGATAGACGAGATCAGACTGGAAGCGGTCAGGACCGGCGGACGCTGGCATGACGCCGTCTATCCCTGGGACCTGATCAAGCTCAACGAGAAGGCCCTCGATCTGCACGGACAACAGGTGTCCGGGATGATCGAGCCTGGTGTCACCATCAAAGGACCGGTGTCCATAGGCGCCGGTTCCCGCATCCGCGCCGGCACCTACATCGAGGGGCCAGTGGTCATCGGGGAGGGCTGCGACATAGGCCCGAACGTGGCCATATTCCCTTCTACCAGC
This genomic stretch from Methanomassiliicoccales archaeon harbors:
- a CDS encoding RAD55 family ATPase, with the translated sequence MIKASLPDHSSILLVGSPGIGLLEFNISLLKDYLTQDVSVIFVTVDVLPSDIITMMGHFGIDTKAVLGKKLFVVDYHSSLLGSNEERSPYPKSEVRPVSDLEGIMFNVNSIGSEHARPVRVFLYTLSTLFLYNQSNVVLKFFQISSSKVRSTYGTMIFSIHDSVHDDKTVNHLMAIADGVIELKFDDDLNRRMRIRHMRGYPTSSQWVPFEIRGEAAETCPALLEWR
- the gvpD gene encoding gas vesicle protein GvpD P-loop domain-containing protein, whose protein sequence is MIRSEESRRIPTEICKFFMNPGGHSLILRGNAGTGKTTFALQTIEDLAQIENSFYFSMRVSDHSLITQFPWLTEKLMPASVAAEQKKEEVVGKHRTGLSKLKGLGMQSIGTAKKEMSVMIGKDLGDLEHVYDVVEGTFPARSLIVIDSIDAMAERYSMSCASLLTAIQKDLVEGYGSNVLFVLENNETKLDYLGDGVLILGLADHQLRRIREIDILKLRGVEIAQPKYLFTLKTSRIQTFANLWENEVRHQDPWKPVQDTTGKVSFGLTDLDRLMRGGMEKGSMTLIELGHGIPTAISGVLERSLVANFVSLNRGVFWLPTRKTSAEAAKNQMTGSLTKEQFEKHVRIPELAAQMELAGAPYVMPVEGSSPASDYKWKSISYALGNAESPILSVMGFDSLESIYGDKVMDQIPDHLAAIKRNNGIFVGITSPSTKSTQRLADLANLHIKVERIGGTVVLFGEEPFTECNALAVEARERGGNISLSPIV
- the glmU gene encoding bifunctional sugar-1-phosphate nucleotidylyltransferase/acetyltransferase, producing MQAIILAAGEGTRLRPFTMSKPKVMLPIGNKPILAYVVRALVENGLKDIIMVVGYKKERIMSFFGDGSKFGAKITYVVQEKQLGTAHALLHVKNMVKGDFILVAGDNIIDRETVSRIINYEKNPSVLVTESELPSKYGVITLDHDRVASITEKPDRRIGNIINTGVYHFNKDIFQLVEEEVRAGRYGITEVLQSKIDEIRLEAVRTGGRWHDAVYPWDLIKLNEKALDLHGQQVSGMIEPGVTIKGPVSIGAGSRIRAGTYIEGPVVIGEGCDIGPNVAIFPSTSIGNSVEIGPFTSIHNSLIMNSVRIGSHSHLGNAVIGDGVSIKGALSAFVGPAYVKVEGEFFRVDEIGAMIGEDTTICSRVVLTSGVIVGAGCRIGDGATLRGNMENKSVVI